A portion of the Motacilla alba alba isolate MOTALB_02 chromosome 19, Motacilla_alba_V1.0_pri, whole genome shotgun sequence genome contains these proteins:
- the LOC119710002 gene encoding schlafen family member 12-like, with product LKYTCRARCRPGGEGPCGKRRKRKFLLNGALCRHSPPAAPTQPVRSPIPREVRSGTLVYSVTSREAPAFLRKKNCAKCHNENGLTLKRAHLSFDGEAKETPLNIQEHNIQDTVARFIKKDEVLIVEVLPFREATDIEFKECSAKSSLLIHQKKSLPKYISAFTKTEGGYLFFGVDDNTKVTGTHSNIKKVALEQTVADAVSSMCAHHFCGSGAGVQIQMHILGVYDQAGCSQGYACAMHIELSCCSVSDGDPQSWMVLSTVREES from the exons ttgaAATACACATGCAGAGCACGATGTCGGCCGGGTGGGGAGGGGCCGTGcgggaagagaaggaaaaggaagtttCTGCTAAACGGAGCCTTGTGCCGGCACTCGCCGCCTGCGGCGCCCACGCAGCCGGTCCGGAGCCCGATTCCCCGGGAAGTTCG GTCTGGCACATTGGTTTATTCTGTGACTTCCAGAGAAGCTCCTGCATtcctgaggaagaaaaactgtGCCAAGTGCCACAATGAGAATGGACTGACCCTCAAGAGAGCTCATCTGAGTTTTGATGGGGAAGCAAAAGAGACTCCTCTGAACATCCAAGAGCACAACATCCAAGATACTGTGGCCAGGTTTATAAAGAAAGATGAAGTGCTGATTGTGGAGGTCCTGCCTTTCAGAGAGGCAACAGATATTGAATTCAAGGAATGCAGTGCAAAGAGTAGCTTGTTaatacatcagaaaaaaagccttcCTAAATACATCTCTGCCTTTACAAAAACTGAGGgtggatatttattttttggtgtGGATGACAACACTAAAGTCACTGGGACCCACAGTAACATTAAGAAAGTAGCCTTAGAACAAACAGTAGCTGATGCTGTCAGCTCAATGTGTGCCCATCACTTctgtggctctggggctggCGTGCAGATCCAGATGCACATCCTGGGTGTTTATGACCAAGCAGGCTGTTCACAGGGCTATGCCTGTGCTATGCACATTgagctgtcctgctgctctgtgtcagATGGTGACCCTCAATCCTGGATGGTGCTGAGCACTGTCAGGGAGGAGAGT